One region of Primulina tabacum isolate GXHZ01 chromosome 1, ASM2559414v2, whole genome shotgun sequence genomic DNA includes:
- the LOC142543100 gene encoding exosome complex component RRP45A-like isoform X1 yields MALNEKKFIETALLSDLRIDGRGPFDYRNVAIKFGREDGSSEVQLGQTHVMGFVTSQLVQPYRDRPNEGTLSIYTEFSPMADHSFEIGRPGVFAVELGRIVDRGLKASRAVDTESLCVVAGKWVWSIRIDLHILDNGGNLVDAANIAALVALLTFRRPDCTLGGDNDQEVIIHSPEVREPLPLIVHHLPVAITFAFIGSEGTVVIDPSNFEEAVMGGKLTATLNTNGDVCAIQKAGGDGVIQSVIMQCLRIASVKAADITNKIKKAVESYNTERALRKIKRHPDPVVDVSKGAGMRVRSLSIEMEKTRLKIEDRKVNRSDDMEIETHSSKKTGSRLGDAKFKSFIGGPSSWDPYSKGINGDELKASLASRAAATSVEKMDVLPSVKTQFTMIDKTPTEMDSTPSLQQTIEAGEQTIKVKTLMDAVKPKHRRKKKTYPNHDLS; encoded by the exons ATGGCGCTTAATGAGAAGAAGTTTATCGAAACAGCTCTGCTTTCTGATCTTAGAATTGATGGGCGTGGACCATTTGATTACCGGAATGTGGCGATCAAGTTTGGCAG GGAAGATGGTTCATCGGAGGTGCAGTTGGGTCAAACACATGTGATGGGGTTTGTGACCTCCCAACTTGTTCAACCTTACAGGGACCGCCCTAATGAAGGAACTCTTTCAATATACACCGAGTTCTCTCCAATGGCAGATCATTCATTTGAAATAGGCCGTCCTGGGGTATTTGCGGTGGAGTTAGGTCGCATAGTTGATCGTGGATTGAA GGCAAGCAGGGCTGTGGATACAGAATCGCTTTGTGTTGTTGCCGGAAAATGGGTTTGGTCTATTCGTATTGATCTCCACATTCTAGACAATGGGGG AAATCTTGTTGATGCTGCCAATATTGCTGCTTTAGTAGCTCTTTTGACATTTCGAAGGCCGGACTGCACATTGGGAGGAGATAACGATCAAGAAGTTATCATACATTCTCCTGAG GTGAGGGAACCACTTCCACTAATTGTGCACCACCTCCCTGTAGCAATAACCTTTGCATTTATCGGTAGTGAGGGTACAGTG GTAATTGATCCATCAAACTTTGAAGAAGCTGTTATGGGAGGAAAATTGACTGCTACTCTTAATACAAACGGTGACGTGTGTGCTATTCAAAAAGCTGGAGGAGATGGAGTCATACAAAGTGTTATTATGCAATGCTTGCGCATTGCATCTGTAAAGGCTGCTGATATAACTAACAAAATAAAGAAAGCT GTTGAGTCGTATAATACAGAAAGAGCATTGAGAAAAATCAAACGACACCCTGACCCAGTTGTAGATGTTAGCAAAGGTGCCGGAATGCGAGTTCGTAGTTTGTCAATAGAAATGGAAAAAACAAGATTGAAAATTGAGGATCGAAAGGTCAATCGAAGTGATGACATGGAAATTGAAACCCACTCATCGAAGAAAACTGGAAGCAGGTTGGGTGATGCGAAATTTAAAAGTTTCATTGGTGGTCCATCCAGTTG GGATCCGTATTCCAAGGGTATAAATGGTGATGAACTGAAAGCATCTCTCGCATCACGAG CTGCAGCAACCTCTGTTGAGAAGATGGATGTTTTACCATCTGTGAAGACACAGTTTACTATGATTGATAAAACCCCTACTGAAATGGATTCCACACCATCATTGCAACAGACTATTGAGGCAGGAGAACAGACAATCAAAGTAAAGACTTTGATGGATGCAGTCAAGCCGAAGCACAGACGGAAAAAGAAAACCTATCCAAAccatgatttaagttaa
- the LOC142543100 gene encoding exosome complex component RRP45A-like isoform X2 → MALNEKKFIETALLSDLRIDGRGPFDYRNVAIKFGREDGSSEVQLGQTHVMGFVTSQLVQPYRDRPNEGTLSIYTEFSPMADHSFEIGRPGVFAVELGRIVDRGLKAVDTESLCVVAGKWVWSIRIDLHILDNGGNLVDAANIAALVALLTFRRPDCTLGGDNDQEVIIHSPEVREPLPLIVHHLPVAITFAFIGSEGTVVIDPSNFEEAVMGGKLTATLNTNGDVCAIQKAGGDGVIQSVIMQCLRIASVKAADITNKIKKAVESYNTERALRKIKRHPDPVVDVSKGAGMRVRSLSIEMEKTRLKIEDRKVNRSDDMEIETHSSKKTGSRLGDAKFKSFIGGPSSWDPYSKGINGDELKASLASRAAATSVEKMDVLPSVKTQFTMIDKTPTEMDSTPSLQQTIEAGEQTIKVKTLMDAVKPKHRRKKKTYPNHDLS, encoded by the exons ATGGCGCTTAATGAGAAGAAGTTTATCGAAACAGCTCTGCTTTCTGATCTTAGAATTGATGGGCGTGGACCATTTGATTACCGGAATGTGGCGATCAAGTTTGGCAG GGAAGATGGTTCATCGGAGGTGCAGTTGGGTCAAACACATGTGATGGGGTTTGTGACCTCCCAACTTGTTCAACCTTACAGGGACCGCCCTAATGAAGGAACTCTTTCAATATACACCGAGTTCTCTCCAATGGCAGATCATTCATTTGAAATAGGCCGTCCTGGGGTATTTGCGGTGGAGTTAGGTCGCATAGTTGATCGTGGATTGAA GGCTGTGGATACAGAATCGCTTTGTGTTGTTGCCGGAAAATGGGTTTGGTCTATTCGTATTGATCTCCACATTCTAGACAATGGGGG AAATCTTGTTGATGCTGCCAATATTGCTGCTTTAGTAGCTCTTTTGACATTTCGAAGGCCGGACTGCACATTGGGAGGAGATAACGATCAAGAAGTTATCATACATTCTCCTGAG GTGAGGGAACCACTTCCACTAATTGTGCACCACCTCCCTGTAGCAATAACCTTTGCATTTATCGGTAGTGAGGGTACAGTG GTAATTGATCCATCAAACTTTGAAGAAGCTGTTATGGGAGGAAAATTGACTGCTACTCTTAATACAAACGGTGACGTGTGTGCTATTCAAAAAGCTGGAGGAGATGGAGTCATACAAAGTGTTATTATGCAATGCTTGCGCATTGCATCTGTAAAGGCTGCTGATATAACTAACAAAATAAAGAAAGCT GTTGAGTCGTATAATACAGAAAGAGCATTGAGAAAAATCAAACGACACCCTGACCCAGTTGTAGATGTTAGCAAAGGTGCCGGAATGCGAGTTCGTAGTTTGTCAATAGAAATGGAAAAAACAAGATTGAAAATTGAGGATCGAAAGGTCAATCGAAGTGATGACATGGAAATTGAAACCCACTCATCGAAGAAAACTGGAAGCAGGTTGGGTGATGCGAAATTTAAAAGTTTCATTGGTGGTCCATCCAGTTG GGATCCGTATTCCAAGGGTATAAATGGTGATGAACTGAAAGCATCTCTCGCATCACGAG CTGCAGCAACCTCTGTTGAGAAGATGGATGTTTTACCATCTGTGAAGACACAGTTTACTATGATTGATAAAACCCCTACTGAAATGGATTCCACACCATCATTGCAACAGACTATTGAGGCAGGAGAACAGACAATCAAAGTAAAGACTTTGATGGATGCAGTCAAGCCGAAGCACAGACGGAAAAAGAAAACCTATCCAAAccatgatttaagttaa
- the LOC142543100 gene encoding exosome complex component RRP45A-like isoform X3 produces the protein MALNEKKFIETALLSDLRIDGRGPFDYRNVAIKFGREDGSSEVQLGQTHVMGFVTSQLVQPYRDRPNEGTLSIYTEFSPMADHSFEIGRPGVFAVELGRIVDRGLKASRAVDTESLCVVAGKWVWSIRIDLHILDNGGNLVDAANIAALVALLTFRRPDCTLGGDNDQEVIIHSPEVREPLPLIVHHLPVAITFAFIGSEGTVVIDPSNFEEAVMGGKLTATLNTNGDVCAIQKAGGDGVIQSVIMQCLRIASVKAADITNKIKKAVESYNTERALRKIKRHPDPVVDVSKGAGMRVRSLSIEMEKTRLKIEDRKVNRSDDMEIETHSSKKTGSRDPYSKGINGDELKASLASRAAATSVEKMDVLPSVKTQFTMIDKTPTEMDSTPSLQQTIEAGEQTIKVKTLMDAVKPKHRRKKKTYPNHDLS, from the exons ATGGCGCTTAATGAGAAGAAGTTTATCGAAACAGCTCTGCTTTCTGATCTTAGAATTGATGGGCGTGGACCATTTGATTACCGGAATGTGGCGATCAAGTTTGGCAG GGAAGATGGTTCATCGGAGGTGCAGTTGGGTCAAACACATGTGATGGGGTTTGTGACCTCCCAACTTGTTCAACCTTACAGGGACCGCCCTAATGAAGGAACTCTTTCAATATACACCGAGTTCTCTCCAATGGCAGATCATTCATTTGAAATAGGCCGTCCTGGGGTATTTGCGGTGGAGTTAGGTCGCATAGTTGATCGTGGATTGAA GGCAAGCAGGGCTGTGGATACAGAATCGCTTTGTGTTGTTGCCGGAAAATGGGTTTGGTCTATTCGTATTGATCTCCACATTCTAGACAATGGGGG AAATCTTGTTGATGCTGCCAATATTGCTGCTTTAGTAGCTCTTTTGACATTTCGAAGGCCGGACTGCACATTGGGAGGAGATAACGATCAAGAAGTTATCATACATTCTCCTGAG GTGAGGGAACCACTTCCACTAATTGTGCACCACCTCCCTGTAGCAATAACCTTTGCATTTATCGGTAGTGAGGGTACAGTG GTAATTGATCCATCAAACTTTGAAGAAGCTGTTATGGGAGGAAAATTGACTGCTACTCTTAATACAAACGGTGACGTGTGTGCTATTCAAAAAGCTGGAGGAGATGGAGTCATACAAAGTGTTATTATGCAATGCTTGCGCATTGCATCTGTAAAGGCTGCTGATATAACTAACAAAATAAAGAAAGCT GTTGAGTCGTATAATACAGAAAGAGCATTGAGAAAAATCAAACGACACCCTGACCCAGTTGTAGATGTTAGCAAAGGTGCCGGAATGCGAGTTCGTAGTTTGTCAATAGAAATGGAAAAAACAAGATTGAAAATTGAGGATCGAAAGGTCAATCGAAGTGATGACATGGAAATTGAAACCCACTCATCGAAGAAAACTGGAAGCAG GGATCCGTATTCCAAGGGTATAAATGGTGATGAACTGAAAGCATCTCTCGCATCACGAG CTGCAGCAACCTCTGTTGAGAAGATGGATGTTTTACCATCTGTGAAGACACAGTTTACTATGATTGATAAAACCCCTACTGAAATGGATTCCACACCATCATTGCAACAGACTATTGAGGCAGGAGAACAGACAATCAAAGTAAAGACTTTGATGGATGCAGTCAAGCCGAAGCACAGACGGAAAAAGAAAACCTATCCAAAccatgatttaagttaa
- the LOC142543100 gene encoding exosome complex component RRP45B-like isoform X4 has product MALNEKKFIETALLSDLRIDGRGPFDYRNVAIKFGREDGSSEVQLGQTHVMGFVTSQLVQPYRDRPNEGTLSIYTEFSPMADHSFEIGRPGVFAVELGRIVDRGLKASRAVDTESLCVVAGKWVWSIRIDLHILDNGGNLVDAANIAALVALLTFRRPDCTLGGDNDQEVIIHSPEVREPLPLIVHHLPVAITFAFIGSEGTVVIDPSNFEEAVMGGKLTATLNTNGDVCAIQKAGGDGVIQSVIMQCLRIASVKAADITNKIKKAVSG; this is encoded by the exons ATGGCGCTTAATGAGAAGAAGTTTATCGAAACAGCTCTGCTTTCTGATCTTAGAATTGATGGGCGTGGACCATTTGATTACCGGAATGTGGCGATCAAGTTTGGCAG GGAAGATGGTTCATCGGAGGTGCAGTTGGGTCAAACACATGTGATGGGGTTTGTGACCTCCCAACTTGTTCAACCTTACAGGGACCGCCCTAATGAAGGAACTCTTTCAATATACACCGAGTTCTCTCCAATGGCAGATCATTCATTTGAAATAGGCCGTCCTGGGGTATTTGCGGTGGAGTTAGGTCGCATAGTTGATCGTGGATTGAA GGCAAGCAGGGCTGTGGATACAGAATCGCTTTGTGTTGTTGCCGGAAAATGGGTTTGGTCTATTCGTATTGATCTCCACATTCTAGACAATGGGGG AAATCTTGTTGATGCTGCCAATATTGCTGCTTTAGTAGCTCTTTTGACATTTCGAAGGCCGGACTGCACATTGGGAGGAGATAACGATCAAGAAGTTATCATACATTCTCCTGAG GTGAGGGAACCACTTCCACTAATTGTGCACCACCTCCCTGTAGCAATAACCTTTGCATTTATCGGTAGTGAGGGTACAGTG GTAATTGATCCATCAAACTTTGAAGAAGCTGTTATGGGAGGAAAATTGACTGCTACTCTTAATACAAACGGTGACGTGTGTGCTATTCAAAAAGCTGGAGGAGATGGAGTCATACAAAGTGTTATTATGCAATGCTTGCGCATTGCATCTGTAAAGGCTGCTGATATAACTAACAAAATAAAGAAAGCTGTTAGTG GTTGA